The following coding sequences lie in one Actinomycetota bacterium genomic window:
- a CDS encoding FKBP-type peptidyl-prolyl cis-trans isomerase produces MGEQPQVTVPDEPPPRELAVDDLVVGDGAPAAPGDIVTVHYVGVRYADGEQFDSSWNRGIPARFSLAQVVPGFAKGIAGTDGIEAMRVGGRRALIVPPHEAYGHDPPAGAPAGTLIFVVDLIALDE; encoded by the coding sequence CTGGGCGAACAGCCCCAGGTGACGGTCCCCGACGAGCCACCGCCTCGAGAGCTCGCCGTCGATGACCTCGTGGTCGGAGACGGGGCGCCAGCAGCACCCGGCGACATCGTCACGGTCCACTACGTCGGCGTGCGCTACGCCGACGGGGAACAGTTCGACTCGTCTTGGAACCGCGGCATCCCGGCGAGGTTCTCACTCGCGCAGGTCGTGCCCGGGTTCGCCAAGGGCATCGCCGGGACCGACGGGATCGAGGCGATGCGCGTCGGGGGCCGGCGGGCGCTGATCGTGCCCCCGCACGAGGCGTACGGGCACGACCCACCGGCGGGCGCCCCGGCCGGGACGCTGATCTTCGTGGTCGACCTGATCGCGCTGGATGAGTGA